The Manihot esculenta cultivar AM560-2 chromosome 1, M.esculenta_v8, whole genome shotgun sequence genome has a window encoding:
- the LOC110610393 gene encoding zinc finger protein 11, which yields MEMEAAKYWEEEASVWPPRFYFCNFCGREFRSAQALGGHMNVHRRDRASLKQSPSGFQNHFLLHHIQYPRKIALVYSPNSRVFMSPAGVSTPMTMAIGDTSVIPGGKKKENVSRKRQRSDEAFINESSSMKKDNLQADVNKRVCQDATQDLDLELRLGFSHV from the coding sequence ATGGAAATGGAGGCAGCAAAATATTGGGAAGAAGAAGCGTCTGTATGGCCTCCAAGGTTTTATTTCTGCAATTTCTGTGGAAGAGAATTCAGGTCAGCTCAAGCTTTGGGTGGTCATATGAATGTCCATAGGAGGGATAGAGCAAGCCTAAAGCAGTCTCCTTCAGGTTTCCAAAACcactttcttcttcatcatattCAATATCCTCGTAAAATTGCATTAGTTTACAGTCCTAATTCTAGGGTTTTCATGTCGCCAGCAGGAGTTTCAACTCCAATGACGATGGCCATTGGAGATACTTCAGTGATTCCAGGtgggaagaagaaggagaatgtTAGTCGTAAGAGACAGAGAAGTGATGAAGCATTCATTAATGAATCAAGTTCCATGAAGAAAGACAATCTTCAAGCTGACGTCAATAAGAGAGTGTGTCAAGATGCAACCCAAGACTTAGATCTTGAGCTTAGACTTGGTTTCTCCCATGTTTAG
- the LOC110619821 gene encoding tropinone reductase homolog At5g06060 yields MSCSISFVSPKRPHSSPSSSSKLYTISHLTFFFKPHTSRRLCINLSNTSLRKSTMTSLVTVNASRSSATTTATDNRWNLHSKTALVTGGTRGIGRAIVEELVGLGARVHTCCRNEIELNKCLEEWDGMGFGITGSLCDVSVAAQREELMETVSSVFDGKLNILVNNVGTNIRKPMLEFTPTEFSTLMATNFESAFHLSQLAHPLLKSSGEGSVVFTSSVSGLVSLKSMSVHGATKGAINQLTKNLACEWAKDNIRSNAVAPWYIKTSMVEQILSNEVYLEEVYSRTPLRRLGDATEVSSVVAFLCLPASSYITGQTICVDGGMSVNGFFPSNG; encoded by the exons ATGTCTTGCTCCATTAGTTTCGTGTCACCTAAACGCCCAcactcttctccttcttcctccTCTAAACTCTATACCATTTCCCACTTGACTTTCTTTTTCAAGCCCCACACATCAAGACGCCTCTGTATAAATCTCTCCAACACATCTCTACGCAAATCTACTATGACATCCCTTGTCACAGTAAATGCATCACGCAGTAGTGCTACCACTACCGCAACAGATAATAGATGGAACCTTCACAGCAAAACAGCTCTTGTTACTGGTGGGACCCGCGGAATCGG GCGTGCGATTGTGGAGGAGTTGGTGGGTCTTGGAGCTAGAGTGCACACATGTTGTAGGAATGAGATTGAGCTGAACAAGTGCTTGGAGGAATGGGATGGAATGGGTTTTGGGATTACTGGCTCACTCTGTGATGTTTCAGTTGCAGCCCAAAGAGAAGAGCTTATGGAGACTGTGTCTTCTGTGTTTGATGGCAAGCTTAATATCCTT gttAACAATGTTGGAACAAACATTCGAAAGCCAATGTTGGAGTTCACACCTACAGAATTTTCTACTCTCATGGCCACCAATTTTGAGTCAGCTTTCCATTTAAGCCAACTTGCCCATCCACTCTTGAAATCATCGGGTGAGGGAAGCGTTGTGTTCACATCTTCTGTCTCTGGTCTTGTCTCACTGAAATCTATGTCTGTTCATGGAGCAACAAAAG GAGCAATCAACCAACTAACAAAAAATTTGGCTTGTGAGTGGGCAAAAGACAACATTAGAAGTAATGCTGTTGCACCTTGGTACATCAAAACCTCTATGGTGGAACAA ATCCTCAGCAATGAGGTATATTTAGAAGAGGTATATTCTAGAACTCCTCTTCGGCGCCTTGGGGATGCAACAGAAGTTTCGTCTGTGGTGGCATTCCTTTGTTTACCTGCATCATCTTACATCACTGGCCAGACTATTTGTGTTGATGGAGGAATGTCTGTGAATGGTTTCTTCCCAAGTAATGGTTAG
- the LOC110619731 gene encoding mitogen-activated protein kinase kinase kinase 20 has translation MKRKNMADRVEEGDESLYNHGVSWWRGRLIGKGGFGSVYLANLKKPKSRNRMYPPVMAVKSAEVSVSSSLQKEKEVFNHLYGCPYILECYGEEITTNKDGEMIYNLLLEYASGGTLADLIKKSGGHGLPESDVKKYTRSVLQGIAYIHSHGYVHCDLKPGNVLLVSAKSAEFVPKIGDFGLAKKIEKSKRRKLFSYLGGTTSYMAPETVVDHIQEPPSDIWALGCIVFEMFTGKSVWDVKPNMTTEQLLKKIGDRYESPKIPSEISKDAIDFLKGCLVKKPAFRFTAEMLLDHPFVSGLDNKLEKEWMDSVVTFSDVEDESCDSSYYEDWRCISEEGSSSSSVDENGVLQSAVSFNSQNQQSK, from the coding sequence atgaaaagaaaaaatatggcTGACCGAGTTGAAGAAGGAGACGAGAGCTTGTATAATCATGGAGTGTCCTGGTGGAGAGGGCGTTTGATTGGCAAAGGAGGATTTGGGTCTGTTTATTTGGCTAATTTGAAGAAACCCAAATCAAGAAACAGAATGTATCCCCCAGTAATGGCGGTAAAATCTGCGGAGGTCTCTGTGTCAAGTTCGcttcaaaaggagaaagaggtcTTCAACCATCTTTATGGTTGTCCATATATTCTCGAGTGTTATGGAGAAGAAATTACAACCAATAAGGATGGGGAGATGATTTACAATCTCTTGCTAGAGTATGCTTCTGGAGGAACCCTGGCTGATCTTATAAAGAAATCCGGTGGTCATGGTTTGCCGGAGTCGGATGTGAAGAAATATACAAGGTCTGTTCTTCAAGGCATTGCTTATATTCATAGCCATGGTTACGTGCATTGCGATTTGAAGCCTGGTAATGTGCTGCTTGTGTCCGCTAAGAGTGCTGAATTTGTTCCAAAGATAGGGGACTTTGGGTTGGCCAAGAAAATTGAGAAGAGCAAGAGGAGGAAGTTGTTTTCTTACTTGGGAGGGACTACTTCGTACATGGCACCAGAAACTGTGGTTGATCATATTCAAGAGCCTCCCTCAGATATTTGGGCTCTTGGGTGCATAGTTTTTGAGATGTTCACTGGAAAGTCAGTTTGGGATGTGAAACCTAATATGACCACTGAGCAACTTCTCAAAAAGATTGGTGATAGGTATGAATCCCCTAAAATTCCTTCTGAGATTTCGAAGGATGCAATCGATTTCTTGAAAGGATGTCTGGTGAAGAAACCTGCATTTAGATTCACTGCCGAGATGCTACTGGATCATCCCTTTGTGTCAGGATTAGATAACAAATTGGAAAAAGAGTGGATGGACTCTGTTGTCACATTCTCTGATGTTGAAGATGAATCTTGTGATTCGAGCTATTATGAAGACTGGCGCTGTATATCTGAAGagggttcttcctcttcttcggtAGATGAGAATGGTGTTTTGCAGTCCGCAGTATCCTTCAATTCACAGAATCAGCAGTCCAAGTAG